One region of Juglans microcarpa x Juglans regia isolate MS1-56 chromosome 7S, Jm3101_v1.0, whole genome shotgun sequence genomic DNA includes:
- the LOC121241555 gene encoding 40S ribosomal protein S14-3-like produces MSKRKQREPKEENVTLGPATREGEQVFGVAHIYASFNDTFIHVTDLSGRETLVRITGGMKVKADRDESSPYAAMLAAQDVSQRCKELGITALHIKLRATGGNKTKTPGPGAQSALRALARSGMKIGRIEDVTPIPSDSTRRKGGRRGRRL; encoded by the exons ATG TCAAAGCGAAAGCAAAGGGAACCAAAGGAAGAAAACGTGACCCTTGGCCCCGCTACCCGTGAAGgagaacaagtttttggcgtgGCTCACATTTATGCATCTTTTAATGATACCTTTATT CATGTGACTGATTTGTCTGGAAGAGAGACACTTGTTCGCATCACTG GTGGTATGAAGGTGAAGGCTGATAGGGATGAGTCTTCACCATATGCGGCCATGCTTGCAGCACAGGATGTCTCACAAAGATGCAAG GAACTTGGCATCACTGCTCTTCATATCAAGCTCCGTGCTACTGGAGGTAATAAAACTAAGACTCCTGGTCCTGGTGCTCAGTCTGCACTCCGTGCCCTTGCTCGTTCTGGAATGAAGATTGGTCGAATTG AGGATGTGACTCCAATCCCTAGTGACAGCACAAGAAGGAAGGGTGGTAGAAGAGGGAGAAGGCTGTAG
- the LOC121240868 gene encoding uncharacterized protein LOC121240868, translating into MESKIIQVFVVVASKIWWRRNNLVFKGVFAHPKVIAQDARSILDMLNEEASNQGCSSNKICTSADVWQAPPSNWLKMNWDSAVDNARGIIGVGVAVRDSTGKIIATMRTKKHLFPDPLLAEAFGALKIVQFGLELGLTQVIIEGDSLQVINNLRGDKEDYNSASMFVCEAK; encoded by the coding sequence ATGGAAAGCAAGATCATTCAAGTGTTTGTTGTGGTGGCCAGTAAGATTTGGTGGAGAAGAAACAACTTAGTTTTCAAAGGTGTTTTTGCTCATCCGAAGGTAATTGCGCAAGACGCAAGAAGTATCTTGGATATGCTGAACGAGGAGGCATCCAATCAGGGTTGTAGCTCCAATAAGATTTGTACCTCAGCTGATGTTTGGCAGGCTCCACCATCAAACTGGCTTAAGATGAACTGGGATAGTGCAGTTGATAATGCTAGAGGTATCATTGGAGTGGGAGTGGCAGTTAGGGACAGCACAGGAAAAATCATTGCAACCATGAGGACTAAGAAACATCTCTTTCCTGACCCATTACTAGCTGAGGCTTTTGGAGCTCTTAAAATAGTGCAGTTTGGACTGGAGCTTGGTCTAACACAGGTAATTATTGAAGGGGATTCCCTACAAGTCATCAACAATCTGAGAGGGGACAAAGAAGACTATAACAGTGCAAGTATGTTTGTATGTGAAGCAAAATAG
- the LOC121240869 gene encoding uncharacterized protein LOC121240869, whose product MDESQPQGIRKNKPFRLEASWSLREDYLKVVEEAWLSPMESENKLHAFKEGLKSAFVPNRLIYDNVIMAFEALHTMKAKMIGKEGYIALKLDMSKAYDRLEWSFIKAVFIKMDFCNQWIELVMKCIETVSYAIIVNGNPQESFHPTRGIRQGDPLSPYIFIICAEALSSLINKAEGEGLIHGVPIAKNRLRVSHLFFADDCLIFCKANAIEWDRLFGLLRAYESASGQRLNLEKTSIIFSKNTARATQQFIMSIAGVKNGMSYEKYLGLPSVVGKNKAKTFKGILDNIRSKVSNHRVNMQSQAGKEILSKLLSKLFLPTQCMLLNSLIPYSKTSTRSSTTSGGGSKAVNTGSIGFLGKIWERLNQKGVIKAKYYPNSTFQEAKLGSKPSYIWRSFLAARPLVEAGSYWRIGNGHNLQVWKDKWIYSPNPSKAQSNVSVLENNATVSSLIDPTTKQWKHALVQQIFNHGEAESIIKTPISCLNIRDRLVWQGTKNSEFSVRSDYHKEIERSLLVSSQASSSSSFKGFWQ is encoded by the exons ATGGATGAAAGCCAACCTCAAGGAATCAGGAAGAACAAACCTTTTAGACTGGAAGCAAGCTGGTCTCTAAGGGAGGACTATCTTAAAGTGGTGGAGGAAGCCTGGCTCAGTCCCATGGAATCTGAGAACAAACTGCATGCCTTTAAAGAGGGACTTAAA TCTGCTTTTGTTCCTAATAGACTCATTTATGATAATGTGATAATGGCCTTTGAAGCTTTGCATACTATGAAGGCTAAAATGATAGGAAAGGAGGGTTACATAGCACTGAAattagacatgagcaaagccTATGATAGGCTAGAATGGAGCTTCATCAAAGCAGTGTTTATCAAAATGGATTTTTGCAATCAATGGATAGAGTTGGTGATGAAATGCATTGAGACAGTATCATATGCTATCATTGTCAATGGAAACCCTCAAGAATCTTTCCACCCAACTAGAGGGATTAGACAAGGAGACCCCCTTTCAccttatattttcatcatatgtGCTGAGGCACTTAGTAGTCTGATCAATAAAGCTGAAGGGGAGGGACTGATCCATGGGGTCCCTATTGCAAAAAATAGGCTCAGAGTTTCACATCTCTTTTTTGCTGACGATTGCCTTATTTTTTGCAAAGCTAATGCCATTGAATGGGATAGACTTTTTGGGTTATTAAGAGCCTATGAATCAGCCTCAGGTCAAAGGCTTAACTTGGAGAAAACTTCTATCATATTCAGCAAGAATACAGCAAGGGCCACACAACAGTTCATCATGTCTATTGCTGGGGTAAAGAATGGCATGTcatatgagaaatacttgggaCTGCCCTCAGTGGTGGGAAAGAATAAAGCCAAAACTTTTAAAGGAATTTTGGACAACATTAGATCAAAAGTCAGTAATCATAGGGTTAACATGCAATCTCAAGCTGGGAAAGAGATCTTATCAAAGTTGTTATCCAAGCTCTTCCTACCTACACAATGTATGCTTTTAAACTCCCTAATTCCTTACTCAAAGACATCAACAAGGTCATCAACAACTTCTGGTGGGGGCAGCAAGGCAGTGAACACAGGATCCATTGGATTTCTTGGAAAAATATGGGAAAGGCTAAATCAGAAGGGG GTGATCAAGGCCAAGTATTATCCAAACTCCACCTTTCAAGAGGCAAAATTAGGCTCGAAACCATCTTATATATGGAGAAGCTTCTTAGCAGCTAGGCCATTAGTAGAGGCAGGATCCTATTGGAGGATAGGAAATGGTCATAATCTTCAGGTTTGGAAGGATAAATGGATATACTCTCCTAATCCTAGCAAGGCCCAGAGCAATGTTAGTGTGCTAGAGAATAATGCAACAGTTTCATCTCTAATTGATCCTACCACTAAGCAGTGGAAACATGCATTGGTGCAACAGATTTTCAATCACGGAGAAGCTGAGTCCATAATCAAAACCCCCATAAGCTGCCTCAACATCAGAGATAGACTTGTGTGGCAAGGTACAAAAAATAGTGAATTTTCAGTTAGAAGTGACTACCATAAGGAAATTGAAAGAAGCCTTCTTGTTTCTAGTCAAGCATCAAGTAGCTCTTCCTTCAAAGGTTTTTGGCAGTAG